DNA from Sulfodiicoccus acidiphilus:
CCCTCTGGCCCTCCTCTAGGGCCTTAGAGTCCTCCTCGCTCAGGACCTCTCTGAGCATCCTGAGTACCTCCTCCGAGCTCCTCTCCTCCTCGAGTAAAGTTAGGAGGAACTCGTCCCAGCTCCTATCGCCCTTCTCTCTC
Protein-coding regions in this window:
- a CDS encoding antitoxin VapB family protein, which codes for MVKVSKISVSEDTKRKLEREKGDRSWDEFLLTLLEEERSSEEVLRMLREVLSEEDSKALEEGQREVHEEFKLRP